The proteins below come from a single Anolis sagrei isolate rAnoSag1 chromosome 8, rAnoSag1.mat, whole genome shotgun sequence genomic window:
- the LOC132783066 gene encoding galanin receptor type 1-like codes for MAESETNGTTCSLNDFRFQQANASSCWPTMSGGGPETVIVPVLFGLIFLLGLVGNTLVLVVLGRLRPGRRPSRSATNIFILNLSIADISFLLFCVPFHATIYSLPEWIFGAFFCKWVHYLVMATMLVSIFTLVAMSVDRYIAVVHAKRSLWIRSKRNATLGVGVIWLLSLLIAIPVAQHQVLVSEQPQAPNRSFCWEHWAENPGAKRVYKVTILVMGYLLPLVLISCCYAKVLYHLHKKVKNISRKSERSKRKTAQTVLLVVAVFMISWLPHHIITMWAEFGHFPLNNASFIFRIISHCLTYGNSCINPIIYAFLSENFRKSCQQVFTCKFLLQPPPAEKLVRIRMENFSTSHSTTNV; via the exons ATGGCGGAGTCCGAAACCAATGGCACCACCTGCAGCCTCAATGACTTTAGGTTCCAGCAGGCCAACGCTTCCTCTTGCTGGCCTACCATGTCCGGAGGTGGACCTGAGACAGTGATTGTTCCTGTGCTGTTTGGACTGATCTTCCTTCTGGGCTTGGTGGGGAATACACTGGTACTGGTGGTTCTAGGCCGCCTTCGTCCAGGAAGACGGCCGTCGCGCAGTGCCACCAACATCTTCATCCTCAATCTGAGCATCGCtgacatctccttcctcctcttctgcgtCCCTTTCCATGCCACCATCTATTCTCTGCCTGAGTGGATCTTTGGTGCTTTCTTCTGCAAGTGGGTGCACTACCTTGTCATGGCCACCATGCTGGTCAGCATCTTCACCCTGGTGGCCATGTCGGTGGACCGGTACATTGCTGTGGTGCACGCTAAGCGCTCGCTCTGGATCCGCAGCAAACGCAATGCCACTCTTGGTGTGGGAGTCATCTGGCTCCTGTCCCTCCTCATCGCCATCCCGGTGGCTCAGCACCAGGTCCTTGTGAGTGAGCAGCCCCAGGCGCCCAACAGATCCTTCTGCTGGGAACACTGGGCTGAGAACCCGGGCGCTAAGCGGGTCTACAAGGTGACCATCTTGGTGATGGGTTACCTGCTGCCTCTGGTACTCATCTCTTGCTGTTATGCCAAG GTGTTATATCATCTTCATAAAAAAGTGAAGAATATTTCCAGAAAATCGGAGCGATCAAAGAGAAAG ACAGCCCAGACGGTGCTCCTTGTGGTTGCTGTGTTCATGATCTCCTGGCTCCCGCACCACATCATCACCATGTGGGCCGAGTTTGGGCATTTCCCCCTCAACAACGCCTCCTTCATCTTCCGCATCATCTCTCACTGCTTAACCTATGGAAATTCGTGCATCAACCCCATCATCTATGCTTTCCTGTCGGAGAACTTCCGGAAATCCTGCCAGCAAGTCTTCACCTGCAAGTTCCTCCTTCAGCCGCCCCCTGCGGAGAAGCTAGTGAGGATTCGCATGGAGAACTTTTCCACCAGTCACTCAACAACCAATGTTTAA